The nucleotide window AAAAGTATAGTCATGAAAAAGTACAAGGGTTCTACAGTTTCACTAATATATTAAATCCATAGAATTACACATGCCAAATGGATGAAGGAGAGCGATTTCATGATCCTGGTGTTCTCTCATACAATCATAAAATTCTCTCAAAAGAATTCCTAAAACAATGTTATAGAAGTAAGTGACAGAAATTAAGAAGGCCAAAAACAAATGAAAAGCTAAAGGAAAATGTCATAAAATCAAATCTGAAATGAAGGCCGTTCATGTACAAAAATCAGAGACTTGACTAATTTCCCTAGTGGTGGAAAAGGTGCAAGGCTGGGAATGTAATATACATATTTAGAAAGTAATGTTGGCAAAGAAAACCACAGTTCTATTTGGTTACCTTGTCATGGGTTCTGCACATGCTAACTAGTGCAACAACCAcattaacattcttttgcaacctGATCAAAAGTGTGTGAACATTTACAGGTTGAAAACCAGGTCGAACCTTCTCTAAGCGAACAACTTCCTTAACCTACAAAGAGAGAAAAAGGATAAGAATTGCAACACTTTTCACTAGTCTTTTCTATCCCTTATGATCAATGGAAACAAAGCAGCAAAATTTACTGCTTACCAATTTTCCAAGAACTGTGAGATTCACTTCAAACTGCACAAAGGGCCAACCTCAATCAACATGTTTGATGGGAAACAATAAGAGTAATCTTTGAAAAGAACTTGGAAAACAGAAGACACCCTACCAGCACACGGTACCATGAGAGGAAAGTTGCAGAACATAGAGTTGGGAAACCATAATCCTCATCTTCTGCCATTGTTGTAAGAGAGACCTGACAAAGAAATCCCCTTTTAGTGGTACTACATACAAATGAAAATGGATTCAATTGATAAGAATTGTACGCCAAATGACCCTCATGGttcattctaacttaaaattgtCATCTTAAACTAAATCTTAAGTAGATGCAATAACCCAGAACAATGGTAAGACAAAAGAGACAAAGAAAATGAGAAGACAGGAACTTgtgagaaaataaaagaaatttggGGTAGAAATCAGAAAGAAAAGAGAATTAGGCAAGGAAATCCAATTTATCAATATATAGATCTCAATAATCCGTAATCAGAATTGTGGCAACCATTTTCTGCGTGTGAAAAAAGAAACAAGTAGCAAAAAATATTCAGTTGTGTTTTATTAAAATTGGCAGTTCAATTTTAAATGACATGAAACTAAAACAAGTATGAGAACTAAAACTCACTGTGAGAAGGTAATGCACATACCTCCCTTTTTCTTATTTGTATAAACTTTGCAACTGAATGTGTCTTTTAACTCGTGAGGCTAACTAACCCATAAAAATGAACCCAATAGTATTATCTGTAACTAAAAGTCAAGATGAACACTCATAGGCTACAGTGCTACACCTTAAAAGttaatattaatacaaaaatCAAACAACAATTATAACTCCAAATTCACTAAAAGTTTCCTCGATACTGAAATTTACAATTGAACccaataaaatataatatgaaaCTAATGAAACATGTCCAAAATATAATCCTTCAATAAGCATGACTATATTCCACACCATTATCCCCTTAATATGAGAAAATGCAGGATCAAATGTTAAAGTATTGAAGTAAAAGAAATGACCAACATATCCCTGTACAAAATGCCAGCAACAGATATCCAAACTTTTATCGACACTTCCAATAGAACTAGCATGATCTTGTCCTTCATCACATGTAAGCCACCTGCTCTTAACTCTCTAAGAAGGAAGAGCAATTCTATTGCTAGGACAGAGGACGTACATAGAAAAACTGGCAGATCCCTAATGTATAAACATAGCATTGAAGGACAATTTCTGAAGCACACTATTAACCTTGCAACAAATGTCAACTCAACAAAGTCAAATACCTGTGGCAAAATTGTGCAGGCAAGCTCATCAAGCAAATCAGAAATTGACTCATCATATTCTAAGTAAGTCCGCAGTATCTTTTGTACCATTTCTCCCTGGAAAAACCAGCATGTATTTCAGTAGCTATATGCATAACTACATGGTATGCTAAAGTAAGAAATCACAATCAAACATAATGTAATTGGCCTCACTTTGTTCTTCCAGCCATTCTCAAGATTTTTATTGTCCCATTTATGCTTCAAAAGTTTCTTAGCAGAAGATGCAAGTCTGCCACGCAATAAAGTAAGGATCTGGTGAAACGCTGACTGTATGATTTTATCATCTCCGTCCAACTTATCCATGACCTTCTGAAATGATGTAACAGCTGATTCCAAAGTAAAAAGAGCCTCTGATGCCAGAATAAAGGAGAAAGAACATACTGTGGAGTAGAATCTGATACAAATTAGCTATAATGAAAGGATAAATAAGCACCATAAAAGAACAACGGAATAAAGGCAAGAGTTTTGCACCTGCATCAAGGATACACTCTACAAATGAACAAGCACCAAGATACAAATATTCTATTGTACCAGGTGAAGGACAAGGGTGCACATCTAAGGAACCAGAATCTAATGCTTTATCAGGCTGAAAGGCCTCAAGGAGATCTGAAAGAACTGATCTGTACCTTTGAACTTCAGAAAGGTTTAGCATCTGTTCGAGGAAAAACTATTTTAGGAGTAGAATACAACTTTTTCAGAAAAGAAATTTTTCTATCGAAACATAAACCAAATAAAAGCATCAGTTGTCAAGATGGAAAGTGCCGCACAGACATGTATGTACACTCAAAGGTAAAGGTGAGTAAAAGTATTCACCTTACTGAAACAATTAAGTATTTCCTTAAACACCATAGTAGAAATTGAAGAATTTGATGGCACAACATTGGTTAAATCTGGGTTGCCAGCAGCAGTGGATTGAAACTTCCAGTGTTCTTGACAAGTTTTGTTACCTACAATACATTTGTTAAGACTACAAGAATATAGAAGACATGGTGTTGCCAACAAAATGAAACTATCATGTTACCTTCTCCTTCTTTAAGAATACAGAACGAACTGTCTAAGTTACTCTTAAGACTTTGAAAGAGTGGTCTAATTTTGCTAAGAAATTCATCCAATGTCATCCTGGTAACAGCAGCAGCAATACTGTTCCTTGAGGAACATTGTTTGGTCGGAGCAGCAAAGTAATCCAGTTTGTGTTGAAGATCATGAATAAGGTACAGGTATAGGGGCAACTGTCCAGAAATAACAAGTTTTCTACATGTCACCTAATCATTTTATTTATATGATTTGAAGGAAAGAAAGAACTACATGAAAAATATACCTCAGCCACAGGGTCAGAGCAACAGGTGTCATGGTCCTACATTTGAAAAGTCACATTTGACTATGATCATTCTTTTAATAGAAAACAAGAAAAATAGGCCTCATTAAGTAAAATTGCATTTTGATATTTTAGGACTAAATGCTACACCTGCTAGGTCAACAAGCAATGAGCAAACAACTTAATTAGCACATAAAAAAGGTTAACAAACATATTATTCTAAAGGCACTTGAAACGGAGACAGGAACGTAGGCCATGAGAAGTTCAGATGAATTATCTTTACTGAGTCCCAAGATTATGTAAATCACATACAACAAATGATTATGCATTGGCCAGTCAAATGCCACATTCTAACACAAAATTTAAAGGAACTGTGCAATAGTTGAGAGTTAAACTGTAAGGAGACACACCTTTGAAAAAGTCAAAATGGAAAAGCATTCCAATAGAAGAGGCCTGAACCTAAATTTCTGTGATTCCAGAGCTTGGGAAACTGGAGAAACTTCTATAAGCACTGACTCATTAAAGACATGAGAATTGTGATCCACTGATGTTGAGGTTGCCATATCTTTTGAAGAAACCTTATCTGGTACCTCTTGGCTTGTCACTGCTCCTGCTTTCCTCAACACATCAAACAATGTTTGCTGGTGTAGGTTTCCATCTGTACCAATTGCTGAGGTCTTTGAAGTCTTTTTATGCTTCCTCTTGTTTGGAGATGTGGATTCAGGTCTCATCTTAGGCtcattcttcttttctttattccccacatggtttGGTTGGTTTATGAATGTTGATCCACAATGCTCCACTCGAAGATGGAGCTGAGGTAGTGTTACAGGACACATTCTGATGGAATGACTTAACAAGCTTTCGAGAAATCTGCATCAACAGCCAGCTGGTTCTTACCATCAGTATATAGAATTAGTTCATAATACGATATGATATGCGACACCCCGAAGGATAAACCAAAGAAGCTGTAATTCATAATAATGAATTAGGCTACCAAGAACCTCAACATAGCTACATTTCCATACACTAAAACATGACTTGTATTACTTAGTTGGGCAAATAGTTAAAATTTCATAGATCCACTACACACCAATTTTGTTCGTGATTATTCTTAAATCCTCAATTGACTGGATAAGGAGAAAAGACTGCCGCTAAAAGGTTGCCATGTTTTTTAGCAACCAAACAAGAGCAAAACCTAAATGAGAACACTAAACCAAAAATGTGCTTAAGCCAGCCTTAGCCTCTCCTCTTGTGAAGGGAGGCTTGCTAAGTTGGGAAAACCAACTTCTTCCTTATAGAAGCATCGTAACTAGCTTACTACATTCTATGTCAGGTGAGGGCCAACATCTCTCCTTTTTCTCCTGATATAAGATAAGATCCCCTTTTTTAGTATACCTTCATCCAATGCAGTTTTTTTCAATCCCGGTGAAATTATATTTCACATGAAACCTGCCAGCATAATTGCCCTTGGTCTCTCCTTATATCTTAATCTGATTTAAGGATAATGGACAAACTAGCAAGGAGTGAGGATTTGATGACTTACACTAGGTTCCTCATTCGCTTTAATAGCTTCTGCATTATGTCATCCTTTGAGGTCTGACTTATGCATTCAAATCTCCCATCTACTTGTGTGCAGAAGGCATTGAGCTGTAGCAGTGGAAGAGCTATAAACCTCAATTGCATGTTTAACAAACATGTTACTTAAAATCAACATCTCAGAGTAAACTATTCACCAGTTCCCTTATCCAGTTCATTGCATAATAAAGAGAGAGACAAATAATCTGTTTCTGCTTTCCTGTCAGAGACTGCCATTCAGCTTCTAAGAAGTACTGGCATAGTAGAAAAGGAGTCCATGTCAGAAAAATGGTCCAATAAAAAAATatgaacaataaaataaaaatagagagCTAAGAAAGATCAACATAATTTTAAGTACCATAGGATAGGAAACAAAAATATTCACAACTTTTAAGTCATAGAAGAAATGAGAAGAAAACAACTGTCCTCTTAAGTAAAACAGTGTGGATAAACACTTAAGAGGTTGACATAAAATAGTTTTAAATCATAGAAAGTTGTATTAGTTCTGAAGTTTTCCAATACTTGGCAAACTTCATGAACAAATCACAATTGTATACAGAAGATTAAAATGTTAAGGATCTAACTCAAACAATAGCTATTACATAGAGGAAAATCACACTGAGAAAAGCATTTTTAATGCAATAGCATCATGAAACTCTGAGACTCAATGGTGAAACAATATGATGGTCGTGAGTGTTATGCTTGATCTGACCTTAGACGAGGGAAGTAGCATAGGACAGCCAAGTAATGCATCAATTCCACCAAGAGATCCTTGGTTCGTCAACTGTTCAACCTGTCATTGATATCAATTTATTAGAAAGCTTTCTTTTATAATACTTCTGATGACTAAAACAGTATACACTTACGGTTGATAGTAAATGGAAGTTAGCAGGAAGAAATTGCAAAGAAGCATTTCTGCAAGAGAAGATTCCAAGTTCACTATACCCAATCTCTAAGGAGGACATTCAGATTCAAGCGAAAGCATTAAAAAACATTACTGAGAAGAAGAAGCCAATGGCAGAATGTTCAGACAAATAGGAGACATTTCACCGTCCAAGTTCATCCATAGCTCCCCTAAAGAAGTAAAAAGTAGAAAGAATAGACTATAGTCTATCATGAATTTACATAAAACTTCAGGCAAGCACAGACAGCATTTTTAAACCTACCTTCTAAACCGCAATACGGGATCCTGCTAGGCAACTGCCCACCATCAAGATCAGACAGAAATATAGATTCAAATTCTCCTAAATGCTTGCCAATCCTGCAAAAGACAACTTTCGCACATGCAATTAATAGTTTTATTATCTTCCTAAATCCTTAAAACTTGCAATCTACATGACAGTAATAATAGATTGTTGAAGTTGTCTCACCAATCCATGATAATAGGGTGAAGAGTTGTACTTTCTAAAATTGCAGTCAGTTCATCGTAAAAGAAGATCAATGACAAGCATGATTGTTTGCAAGATTCTAAGCCAGTTTCAAGGAGCTCCACAGCCTCCTCAGCATTTGATTTCTGTTTGCTCAAGATAATAAAATTTGAGGTCTCAGAAAGGTGAATGAACAGTAAAGGTGAAATCAAACATCCTAAGCTACTCAACAGGGAAAGAGAATGACAAGAAGTTTCCTATATTTTCCTGTTAGCTGAAAGCACGAGAAAGGATTTCACGATCAACACTTataagtacttgaaaaacaataaaaatcaaaCATAGACAAGAACAGAGCATTACACAGTAAAATAGTTCCAGAAGAGAAAGAATTTGAAAATTGTAGGTAGATTCAATTTCAGTTTCTGCTCTCTTCTTAATATGCACAACTATTCTTCAACTAGGATCCATCCAAACTGTTTGAACTGTTCTGTCCACTAAGGTGGCCTTGGTGCAATTATTTTCTATCCTAGAGAAGCTGTTGACTCCCTTTTAAAATGTGGCTGCAGACGAGACATGGAGACTTTTCTATATACCTTATCGAGAGACCACAACTTCACTCATATCTTAGCTTTTATTATGGTCTGAAACATTGGAAGAAATGGGTTTTAATTGTTTCAAGCACAACTATTGATCTCCATACTTTTGATGCACTACTTTAACATCCATATAATGGTCTAGACTCAAGATGCACTTGTTGATTTTTTTAAGTCATTAAAAAGTTTCTTGTAACTAATGAAAAAACTATGTTCTTCAGACTACTTGTGGATTTACTGGCACCAGTAACAGTGGAACTATCAATTTACATCATATCTTCTCATATGCATTGTCAAATGCATTCAGTCACCCCAAGCTGTAACATAGACTTTCTGACTACCAGTTTTAATGCCAGTAATGCCCAGCCGAAGCAATTATTCAAACCATCAACCTCCTGGAAAGAAACTTTTACAGTAGCTTGTGATGTGTCAAGATAAAAGTTTTTGTCAATTTTCAGCAGGTTTCTGCTTTTGTTTTGCTTCTAACCAGTCTTCAGGAATGAAGGATAAACAACAGACATgattaaaggaaaaagaaaaccGCAATTTACCTTCAAGATCACAACATGCCACATGTAGTATGTGCAGTTATAATAATATGCTGCAATCTTTAAGTACGATCAAGTGATCAACAACTAAATAGCCATATAATAACCAAGAGCCACGGATAGGGGATACACTGATACTAGGTGCTACCTGAAATGGTGATGATGAAGTGACATTACTTTCAACCCCTAGACATGAAACTATTTTTAAGATTCCAATTAGACCCATCTTTTTGTACTTCAGATCCGGATGGCCAACCTGCCCAATTGAAGGTAATGCTAGTCAAAGTAACTTCCATTGCTAAGATCCTCCACTTAAATCTACAGCACAGAAAATTAAGAGATGCAATCCAAAAATTGCACTAAAAGTCAATGTTCAAAGCACTCTATTCTCAAAAGCCATGCTGGTGCCAGATACCTGCTTCCGAACAATAATAAAAAGTTCATTTGCAATGGAAGAGCCCAAACAGTCAGCACTAGAGCGAGCTAGCAGTGCCATATGGCTGAAGACCTCATAAACCTACACTGACTGAATGTTAATGACACTTCCACGTACAACTTTATCCTTATAAAGCTTAAAAGATCAAAAATATAATGAGCAGCAATAAACCTTATAAAGATTTTCTACAGTCAATCCCTCCAAGTAGTCCAAGATTCCTGAGAATAACATTAAACTAATGAAGAACAcaatagcagcaaaagataaagaaaATCTGAAAGCAAAAACTTAGCTACCATTTATATGATAAGAAAGTGGAATCAGTTCCCTTGCATGTTTTGAGGCAAGTGAAGCCATAATCTGAAGAGCAGAAGTAACTTCAAAACTAACAGCAGAGCCCACATGAGTAACTAGTGCACCAAGAACCTGCACAAAGCCACATGAAAGTCTCTTGGAGAAAATGAACCTAATCTTCAGAGAAAGGAATATATTGATGCTTACTTCCTGTCTTGAATAAGTATCAGCAAACTCTTCAAAAAGAAGAGTATACATGTAAATGCCAAAATCCCTTGCCTTTTGTTCTTTGCAAGCCAATATATACTCAGATAAAGAAAGGAAGGAAAGGAAATATtcctaagaaaaaaaaaagatgcaaTCAGATGAGTTTCTGGAATATATTCAGCAAAATTGGAATgatcttaaagccgaagaatagCAACATATACCTGTGCGAGTTCCTTGTTCC belongs to Gossypium arboreum isolate Shixiya-1 chromosome 7, ASM2569848v2, whole genome shotgun sequence and includes:
- the LOC108469517 gene encoding uncharacterized protein LOC108469517 — protein: MVLLRQQQQPRKRSSSSFVPSCPPPKIPKPQNDIGTAVDAVEKMVSILAEGGCTLVNPLGPPSLPSDPYKLRRQLSRLFSSTDDRSVFLSGFSSYIQSSSNLRRVLMSSNGSNFGPARSESLVRHLLLVAPIQLDLQIMLLEKLPEYFDVVPGDSQTSLSLEDDVSRLIINQFRWLDFVVDPSSFTDKLLQVLSICPLHLKKEIIGSLPEIIGDQNNKTVIDSLEQMLHEDPSVIVPVLDSFSNLNLDDQLQEQVITIALSCIRTIDAEHMPCLLRFLLLSATQLNVRRIISQIREHLKFVRTPHNRTMQKNKLKGKLVVDNTEASVLDALRSSLQFKSLLCQEILKELNGLEKPRDHKVIDMWLLILLYTNGESMRKSVEKVFKKKIVEGCIQEVMLDQCIRGNKELAQEYFLSFLSLSEYILACKEQKARDFGIYMYTLLFEEFADTYSRQEVLGALVTHVGSAVSFEVTSALQIMASLASKHARELIPLSYHINGILDYLEGLTVENLYKVYEVFSHMALLARSSADCLGSSIANELFIIVRKQVGHPDLKYKKMGLIGILKIVSCLGVESNVTSSSPFQKSNAEEAVELLETGLESCKQSCLSLIFFYDELTAILESTTLHPIIMDWIGKHLGEFESIFLSDLDGGQLPSRIPYCGLEGELWMNLDGEMSPICLNILPLASSSQNASLQFLPANFHLLSTVEQLTNQGSLGGIDALLGCPMLLPSSKYFLEAEWQSLTGKQKQIICLSLYYAMNWIRELLNAFCTQVDGRFECISQTSKDDIMQKLLKRMRNLVFLESLLSHSIRMCPVTLPQLHLRVEHCGSTFINQPNHVGNKEKKNEPKMRPESTSPNKRKHKKTSKTSAIGTDGNLHQQTLFDVLRKAGAVTSQEVPDKVSSKDMATSTSVDHNSHVFNESVLIEVSPVSQALESQKFRFRPLLLECFSILTFSKDHDTCCSDPVAELPLYLYLIHDLQHKLDYFAAPTKQCSSRNSIAAAVTRMTLDEFLSKIRPLFQSLKSNLDSSFCILKEGEGNKTCQEHWKFQSTAAGNPDLTNVVPSNSSISTMVFKEILNCFSKMLNLSEVQRYRSVLSDLLEAFQPDKALDSGSLDVHPCPSPGTIEYLYLGACSFVECILDAVCSFSFILASEALFTLESAVTSFQKVMDKLDGDDKIIQSAFHQILTLLRGRLASSAKKLLKHKWDNKNLENGWKNKGEMVQKILRTYLEYDESISDLLDELACTILPQVSLTTMAEDEDYGFPTLCSATFLSWYRVLFEVNLTVLGKLVKEVVRLEKVRPGFQPVNVHTLLIRLQKNVNVVVALVSMCRTHDKVTLHAMAVKYGGKFVDSFLKAFDFLQVHFQMHNEAILLLVKELQKATRTIQTLCSEAKGLKQTVITSKIPATKRSLERFLFRVKALLHSTSNGCTFWMGNLKHKDLRGQVVSSQAYVDDGIDSIDEDPEGAVDVDPQGSVPSASENSENE